The following are encoded in a window of Bradyrhizobium barranii subsp. barranii genomic DNA:
- a CDS encoding UPF0149 family protein → MTKPKQGRGTRKARKTTMADYAMSFERLGQWISKRARSPTLRHPRATSLSMLDGAVAAVVAGPVSMASEEWVCPLLGVDPDAFNHDTEEFSAIAATLMRHNAISETLSTRPESFEPLFVRSPDGEVDPQPWCMGFYAVMKLRLLVWSRLLPPNGTEHLMLRPILVHCIDDAGRPLLPPARRTLGTQPIIQNAWRNIPATVEALRQFWMPIRFKRGA, encoded by the coding sequence ATGACGAAGCCGAAGCAAGGGCGGGGAACGCGAAAAGCACGCAAGACGACGATGGCGGACTATGCCATGTCGTTCGAACGGCTCGGGCAATGGATCAGCAAGCGCGCCAGGTCGCCGACGCTTCGGCATCCGCGGGCGACGTCGCTCTCCATGCTCGATGGCGCGGTGGCCGCGGTCGTCGCCGGGCCGGTCTCGATGGCGTCCGAGGAATGGGTGTGCCCGCTCCTCGGCGTAGATCCCGACGCCTTCAATCACGACACCGAGGAGTTCTCGGCAATCGCCGCCACGCTGATGCGCCACAACGCTATCAGCGAGACGCTGTCGACGAGACCGGAGAGCTTCGAGCCGCTGTTCGTGCGATCACCGGACGGCGAAGTCGACCCGCAGCCCTGGTGCATGGGCTTCTACGCCGTCATGAAGCTTCGGCTTCTCGTCTGGTCGCGGCTTCTCCCCCCGAATGGAACCGAACACCTTATGCTGCGGCCGATCTTGGTCCATTGCATCGACGACGCCGGTCGACCCTTGCTACCCCCGGCCCGGCGCACGCTGGGAACGCAGCCCATCATCCAAAACGCCTGGCGCAACATTCCAGCAACCGTCGAGGCCCTCCGGCAGTTCTGGATGCCTATACGCTTCAAGCGCGGTGCGTAG
- a CDS encoding carotenoid biosynthesis protein: MTVLATGSGLGRRLYFGFFAGILAAAIGFFWNPTPLARALWAIFIACALIHAALAYGPRRASILFAMCSAIAFTMENLGTATGFPFGSYHFEVGADLPHIGRVPLIIGPLWFGAGYFSWTVASILLDGADRQLDRPFNLIALPVVAAFVMTQLDLARLIRERAPERLASVV; the protein is encoded by the coding sequence ATGACAGTTCTTGCAACAGGCTCTGGACTTGGCAGAAGATTGTACTTTGGCTTTTTTGCCGGCATTCTTGCAGCCGCAATCGGCTTTTTCTGGAATCCGACTCCGCTCGCGCGAGCGCTCTGGGCAATCTTCATTGCCTGCGCGCTGATCCACGCCGCTCTTGCCTATGGTCCACGCCGTGCCTCAATCCTGTTCGCTATGTGCAGCGCAATTGCCTTTACGATGGAAAACCTCGGCACCGCTACGGGCTTTCCATTCGGCAGCTATCATTTCGAGGTCGGTGCGGATCTACCTCATATCGGCCGCGTTCCACTCATCATCGGACCGTTGTGGTTCGGGGCTGGCTATTTTTCGTGGACGGTGGCGTCGATCTTACTCGATGGCGCCGATCGTCAGCTCGATCGGCCTTTCAACTTGATCGCTTTGCCAGTCGTCGCTGCGTTCGTAATGACCCAATTGGATCTAGCCCGTCTTATTCGCGAGAGGGCGCCTGAGAGGCTGGCGAGCGTGGTGTAA
- the ltrA gene encoding group II intron reverse transcriptase/maturase yields the protein MHDTEKSDSGIVAEKPTNKAGLLAAEWAEPRPGTKGNAEQQRMHRTQGRARMTQSLDRVRTAARLRKKDRFTALFHHINVDTLRAAFFALRRKAAPGVDGMTWEDYEEDLEPRLADLHKRVQRGAYRPQPSRRTYIPKADGKQRPLAIAALEDKIVQGATVIVLNAIYEGDFCGFSYGFRPGRGPHDALDALCTAIETRNVNWIIDADIQNFFGAVSQPWLVRFLEHRIGDKRIIRLIQKWLKAGVLEDGVVAADDRGTGQGSVISPLLGNIYLHYALDLWAKRWRQREVSGGMIIVRYADDVVVGFEREDDARRFLDAMRARLEEFELTLHPAKTRLIEFGRHAAAQRKQRGLGKPETFAFMGFTFICGKSRQGRFQLQRKTRSDRLRTKLREIKEELRRRMHWPIPAQGKWLRQVLTGHFAYFAVPTNGRALNAFRFYLTDLWRRTLRRRSQRTCLTWDRITQITDDWLPKARILHPWPKLRFAVKHPR from the coding sequence ATGCACGACACGGAGAAGTCTGACTCTGGCATAGTAGCTGAGAAGCCAACGAACAAAGCCGGATTACTGGCGGCGGAGTGGGCGGAGCCAAGGCCGGGGACCAAGGGAAACGCGGAACAGCAGCGCATGCACCGGACACAGGGCCGGGCTCGCATGACCCAGTCGCTGGACCGCGTACGGACAGCCGCAAGGCTGAGGAAGAAGGACCGGTTCACCGCGCTCTTTCACCACATCAATGTCGATACACTGCGGGCGGCGTTCTTTGCGCTCAGGCGTAAGGCTGCTCCCGGAGTGGATGGCATGACGTGGGAGGACTACGAGGAAGATCTCGAGCCCCGGCTCGCCGATCTGCACAAACGGGTCCAACGAGGAGCGTATCGCCCGCAACCGTCTCGCCGGACGTACATACCAAAGGCAGACGGCAAGCAGCGCCCGTTAGCGATCGCGGCTCTCGAAGACAAAATCGTCCAGGGCGCCACCGTCATCGTGCTCAACGCCATCTACGAAGGAGACTTCTGTGGCTTTTCCTACGGGTTTCGGCCCGGCAGAGGACCACATGATGCGTTGGACGCGCTCTGCACAGCGATCGAGACGCGGAACGTGAACTGGATCATTGACGCCGACATCCAAAACTTCTTTGGCGCAGTCAGTCAACCTTGGCTGGTTCGCTTCTTGGAACATAGGATCGGCGACAAGCGCATCATCCGCCTCATTCAGAAATGGCTGAAGGCGGGTGTTCTCGAAGACGGCGTCGTAGCCGCTGATGACAGGGGAACGGGTCAAGGTTCGGTGATTTCACCGCTTCTCGGCAACATCTACCTGCACTACGCTCTCGACCTGTGGGCCAAACGCTGGCGACAGCGCGAGGTCTCCGGCGGCATGATCATCGTGCGTTACGCGGACGATGTAGTAGTCGGCTTTGAGCGCGAGGATGACGCACGTCGTTTCCTTGACGCGATGCGCGCGAGACTGGAGGAGTTCGAGCTGACGCTCCACCCGGCCAAGACCCGCCTGATTGAGTTTGGTCGCCATGCGGCGGCTCAACGCAAGCAGCGCGGACTCGGAAAGCCGGAAACCTTTGCGTTCATGGGGTTCACGTTTATCTGCGGCAAATCACGCCAAGGGCGCTTCCAGCTTCAACGGAAGACCCGTAGCGACCGCTTGCGAACCAAACTCCGCGAAATCAAGGAGGAGCTAAGGCGCCGAATGCACTGGCCGATCCCTGCACAAGGGAAATGGCTGAGGCAGGTCTTGACCGGCCACTTTGCGTACTTTGCTGTCCCGACGAATGGCCGAGCGCTCAATGCGTTTCGGTTCTATCTGACCGATCTCTGGAGGCGGACGCTTCGGCGGCGCAGTCAGCGGACCTGTCTGACCTGGGATCGCATAACGCAGATCACCGATGACTGGCTCCCCAAGGCTCGCATCCTTCATCCATGGCCGAAGCTGCGCTTCGCCGTCAAACACCCGAGGTAG
- a CDS encoding IS3 family transposase (programmed frameshift), whose product MQSACWPPSRGQSRPKAAVKGDKTLAELAQLFDVHPNQITIWKNQLLEGAAGVFGHDKTSAETPVDLKALHAKIGELALENDFLFRRAHQGGPAERKAMIDRDHDLSIVRQAKVLKLARSTVYYEPRPVSAEDLALMRRLDELHLDYPFAGARMLRSLLRREGVYAGRRHIATLMKRMRIEAVYRRPNTSKPAPGHKIYPYLLRGLKIERPDHAWAMDTTYIPMRRGFVYLAAVVDVFSRRVLAHRVSITMEAAFCVEAVQEALAKHGRPEIFNTDQGSQFTSLEFTDVLLDAKIAISMDGKGAWRDNVFVERLWRTVKYEEVYLRAYDSVSEARASIAKYLAFYNQGRPHSSLDGRTPDEAYFGTQAMVMAA is encoded by the exons ATCCAAAGCGCATGTTGGCCGCCATCGCGCGGTCAATCTCGGCCAAAGGCTGCGGTCAAAGGCGACAAGACACTGGCGGAGCTGGCGCAACTGTTTGATGTTCATCCGAACCAGATCACGATCTGGAAAAACCAGCTCCTGGAAGGCGCCGCCGGCGTGTTTGGGCATGACAAGACATCGGCCGAGACGCCGGTCGATTTGAAGGCGTTACATGCCAAGATCGGCGAGCTGGCGTTGGAAAACGATTTTTTGT TCCGGCGCGCTCACCAAGGCGGGCCTGCTGAGCGCAAAGCGATGATCGACCGCGATCATGATCTTTCTATCGTGCGCCAGGCGAAGGTCCTGAAGCTGGCTCGCAGCACGGTCTACTATGAACCTCGGCCAGTTTCGGCCGAGGACCTTGCCTTGATGCGTCGGCTCGATGAGCTGCATCTCGATTATCCCTTCGCGGGAGCGCGTATGCTGCGATCGTTGCTGCGGCGGGAGGGCGTATACGCCGGTCGCCGCCACATCGCGACGCTGATGAAGCGCATGCGGATCGAGGCGGTCTATCGTCGCCCGAACACGAGCAAGCCGGCTCCGGGTCACAAGATCTACCCGTACCTGTTGCGCGGATTGAAGATCGAGCGGCCCGACCATGCGTGGGCAATGGACACCACCTACATTCCGATGCGGCGTGGCTTCGTCTATCTCGCGGCGGTCGTCGATGTGTTCAGCCGACGGGTCCTGGCCCATCGCGTCTCGATCACAATGGAGGCGGCCTTCTGCGTCGAAGCGGTCCAGGAGGCGTTGGCGAAGCACGGCAGGCCCGAGATTTTCAACACGGATCAGGGCAGCCAGTTCACCAGCCTCGAGTTCACCGATGTGCTGCTGGACGCGAAGATCGCCATCAGCATGGACGGCAAGGGCGCCTGGCGCGACAACGTGTTTGTCGAGCGGCTCTGGCGCACGGTCAAATACGAAGAAGTTTATCTCCGCGCCTACGACAGCGTGTCCGAGGCGCGAGCGTCAATTGCCAAGTATCTGGCCTTCTACAATCAGGGACGCCCTCACTCGAGCCTTGACGGGCGCACGCCCGACGAGGCTTACTTCGGCACGCAAGCTATGGTGATGGCCGCATGA